The DNA window GCCTTTGATGACTGATAAGATTCTTAATATATCAATCCGTATAGCCGATCAGCCCCGCATGCAGTTGCGCATCCCCGCAAGTCAGGAAGAGCTGGTCAGACGGGCCGAAGCCAATATAAATGAACTGTGGCGGAAATGGTCTGCTATGGATGATTTCAAAGACAAGTCCTCTTCCGAGATACTTGCAATGGTGACTTTCAGGTTCGCCCAGCTTTATTTCGGTGCGATGGAAATGTCGGACAGGGTCGATAAAACCTTGTCCGGACTGGAAAAAAGCCTCGACAAGATGCTTTTTGAACTCACTCCCGACAGCGGAAACCCGGCAAGAGTGCCTTGATTCATCTGTCAGGCGAATTTTACGATTAGACGGGGTTCTCCCCCCTCACTGGAAAAACGAATTCACGCACGCTCAACACTCTTTGAGGCTGTCATCACACTGCGGGATGCCGCAGGCGCGAGAAGCCGGGTGTCTGACCGTGCTTTTTTTATTATATTATCACATACTTATTCCGTATTCCTAACCTTATGGATATATTATTCTACATTTGTGCGGCGCTCATCGGAGCGGCCATCGGAATTGCGATACTGGTTGCTGTGCAGCGTGCCACAGCCCGCTCTCGCGCCAAGACTATAATCGACGATGCCAACCGTGAAGCCGAGGTCATCATGAAAGACAAGCTTCTCGAAGCTCGTGAACAGGAGCTGAAAATCAAGACTGAAGCCGAAAAGCAGGCCAATCAGCGCCTTTCGCGTATACAGAGCGAAGAGTCCAAACTCAAACAGCGTCAGACACAGCTCAATCAGCAGCAGAGCGAGAACGCACGTGCACGCAACGAAAACGAGCAGACGCGCCAAAATCTCGAAGCCCAGATGGCGGTGGTCGAGCAGCGCAAGGAAGAGCTTGACCGTCTGCGCCGTACCGCGCAGGACACTCTTGAGCACATCTCGGGTCTTTCAAGCGAGGAAGCCAAGGAAAAACTCATCGATTCGCTTAAAGACGAGGCCAAGACAGCTGCCAGCGCCTATATAAACGACATTATGGACGAAGCCAAGATGACGGCCAACAAGGAGGCCAAGCGCATCGTAGTCCAGTCGATCCAGCGTCTTGCGACAGAGACCGCGATTGAAAACTCAGTTACAGTTTTCCATATTGACAGTGACGAGATCAAGGGTCGCATCATCGGCCGGGAGGGTCGTAACATCCGCGCTCTTGAGGCTGCGACCGGTATCGAGATTATTGTCGACGATACTCCTGAGGCCATCGTGCTCTCAGGTTTTGATCCGGTCCGCCGGGAGATTGCCCGTCTTGCGCTCCATCAGCTTGTGGCCGACGGACGCATACATCCCGCGCGTATTGAAGAAGTGGTGGCCAAGGTGCGCAAACAGATCGAGGAAGAGATTGTCGAGACTGGCAAGCGTACGGCCATCGACCTCGGTATCCACGGTCTCCACCCTGATCTTATCCGTATGGTCGGAAAGATGAAATATCGTTCAAGCTACGGCCAGAACCTCCTGCAACATTCTCGCGAGACTGCAAACCTCTGTGCCATCATGGCTTCCGAGCTTGGTCTCAACCCGAAGAAAGCACGTCGCGCAGGTCTGCTCCACGACATAGGCAAAGTGCCTGATGAAGAGCCCGAACTGCCCCACGCACTTCTCGGCATGAAACTTGCCGAAAAATATAAGGAGAAACCAGAAATCTGCAATGCCATCGGTGCTCACCACGACGAAATCGAGCAGACTTCGCTCCTTGCACCCATCGTTCAGGTCTGTGACGCCATTTCAGGCGCACGTCCCGGTGCTCGCCGTGAAAT is part of the Duncaniella dubosii genome and encodes:
- a CDS encoding cell division protein ZapA, which gives rise to MTDKILNISIRIADQPRMQLRIPASQEELVRRAEANINELWRKWSAMDDFKDKSSSEILAMVTFRFAQLYFGAMEMSDRVDKTLSGLEKSLDKMLFELTPDSGNPARVP
- the rny gene encoding ribonuclease Y, whose amino-acid sequence is MDILFYICAALIGAAIGIAILVAVQRATARSRAKTIIDDANREAEVIMKDKLLEAREQELKIKTEAEKQANQRLSRIQSEESKLKQRQTQLNQQQSENARARNENEQTRQNLEAQMAVVEQRKEELDRLRRTAQDTLEHISGLSSEEAKEKLIDSLKDEAKTAASAYINDIMDEAKMTANKEAKRIVVQSIQRLATETAIENSVTVFHIDSDEIKGRIIGREGRNIRALEAATGIEIIVDDTPEAIVLSGFDPVRREIARLALHQLVADGRIHPARIEEVVAKVRKQIEEEIVETGKRTAIDLGIHGLHPDLIRMVGKMKYRSSYGQNLLQHSRETANLCAIMASELGLNPKKARRAGLLHDIGKVPDEEPELPHALLGMKLAEKYKEKPEICNAIGAHHDEIEQTSLLAPIVQVCDAISGARPGARREIVEAYIKRLNDLEQLALSYPGVIKTYAIQAGRELRVIVGADKIDDVETEKLSSEIARRIQDEMTYPGQVKITVIRETRSVSFAK